In a single window of the Rhodamnia argentea isolate NSW1041297 chromosome 2, ASM2092103v1, whole genome shotgun sequence genome:
- the LOC115746249 gene encoding calcium-binding protein CML24-like, which produces MWKRSSSSSSSQPKATGCLGSMDQVRQVFGQYDKNGDGKISCDELRDVLSALGPSPTTREEARAAMSEIDKDGDGFIDLDEFAELILGGGGSRGGGGGPECGAKELKDAFDLYDLDGNGVISAGELHAVMKKLGQKCSLGDCRKMISSVDRDGDGNVNFEEFKKMMTTSNGARS; this is translated from the coding sequence ATGTGGAAGAgatcgagctcgagctcgagctcgcagCCGAAGGCTACGGGCTGTCTGGGCAGCATGGACCAGGTCAGGCAGGTCTTCGGCCAGTACGACAAGAACGGCGACGGCAAGATCTCCTGCGACGAGCTCCGGGATGTCCTCTCCGCGCTCGGCCCCTCTCCCACCACCCGCGAGGAGGCCAGGGCCGCCATGTCCGAGATCGACAAGGACGGCGACGGGTTCATCGACCTCGACGAGTTCGCCGAGCTGATCCTCGGCGGCGGGGGCAGCCGCGGCGGAGGCGGGGGGCCCGAGTGCGGGGCCAAGGAGCTCAAGGACGCGTTCGACCTGTACGATCTCGACGGGAACGGGGTGATCTCGGCGGGCGAGCTGCACGCGGTGATGAAGAAGCTGGGGCAGAAGTGCAGCCTCGGGGACTGCAGGAAGATGATAAGCTCGGTCGATCGGGACGGGGACGGCAACGTCAACTTCGAGGAGttcaagaagatgatgacgacgaGCAACGGGGCTCGGAGTTGA